From Echinicola soli, a single genomic window includes:
- a CDS encoding bifunctional GNAT family N-acetyltransferase/carbon-nitrogen hydrolase family protein yields MSKQKEELEHRLKLRNIHLSDYNDIRELMTLIYEQKGMSYTRQELKNQIKAFSEGQICIEDNGKVVAVALSVVVEYSQFGDSHTYDEITGFGKFDTHDLENGDTLYGTDVFVHPEYRGLRLGRRLYDARKELCENLNLRSIIAGGRIPGYSKYSEQMTPRKYIELVKNKEIYDPVLSFQLANEFHVRKVITKYLPEDKDSKAFATLLEWNNIYYEKDEKLIGNSKSIVRLGLVQWKMRRFKDVDDLMQQVEFFVDTVSGYKSDFCLLPEFFNAPLLADFNDMDASEAIRNLADYTEEVLSRMRDLALSYNVNIIAGSMPEYDGKKLRNVSYLCRRDGTIDKQYKLHITPDEQAYWGLQGGNGISVFNTDAGRIGILICYDVEFPELGRILAEQEMDILFVPFWTDTKNAYLRVSTCAKARAVENECYVAITGSVGNLPRVENMDIQHSQAAIYSPSDFSFPHDAVIAEASLNTETTIVADVDLDLLTKLRKMGSVRNLAQRRLDLYSIQWKRK; encoded by the coding sequence ATGAGTAAGCAAAAAGAGGAACTGGAGCACAGGCTTAAGCTCAGGAATATTCATCTATCCGATTACAATGACATCCGGGAGTTGATGACACTGATTTACGAGCAAAAAGGAATGTCTTATACGAGGCAAGAGCTTAAAAATCAGATAAAAGCATTTTCTGAAGGGCAAATTTGTATCGAGGATAATGGAAAAGTGGTGGCAGTGGCCCTGAGCGTGGTAGTGGAGTATTCCCAGTTTGGCGATAGCCATACCTATGATGAAATCACCGGGTTTGGCAAGTTTGACACGCATGATCTGGAAAATGGAGACACCCTATACGGTACCGATGTGTTTGTTCACCCTGAGTATCGAGGGCTGAGGCTGGGGAGAAGGCTGTATGATGCCAGAAAGGAGCTTTGCGAAAACCTTAATTTACGGTCCATCATCGCTGGTGGGCGAATTCCCGGGTATAGCAAATATTCGGAGCAAATGACCCCAAGAAAGTATATAGAATTGGTGAAGAACAAGGAGATCTATGATCCAGTGCTCTCTTTTCAGCTGGCTAATGAATTCCATGTCCGAAAAGTTATCACCAAATATTTGCCGGAAGACAAGGATTCCAAGGCATTCGCGACCCTATTGGAGTGGAACAATATCTACTATGAGAAAGATGAAAAGCTCATTGGAAACAGCAAGTCTATTGTCCGGCTGGGACTGGTGCAGTGGAAAATGAGACGGTTTAAGGATGTGGATGATCTGATGCAACAGGTGGAGTTTTTTGTGGATACTGTTTCCGGCTATAAATCGGATTTTTGCCTTTTACCAGAGTTTTTCAATGCTCCTTTGTTAGCGGATTTTAATGATATGGATGCTTCTGAAGCTATTCGGAATTTGGCGGATTATACCGAAGAGGTGCTGTCCCGCATGAGGGACCTGGCTCTTTCCTATAATGTGAACATCATTGCAGGGAGTATGCCCGAATATGACGGTAAAAAACTGAGAAATGTAAGCTATCTATGCAGAAGGGACGGTACTATCGACAAGCAATATAAGTTACACATTACTCCTGATGAGCAGGCCTATTGGGGCTTACAGGGAGGAAATGGTATCAGTGTGTTTAATACAGACGCGGGTAGGATCGGGATTTTGATCTGTTATGATGTGGAGTTTCCGGAGCTAGGCAGGATACTTGCTGAGCAGGAGATGGATATTTTATTCGTGCCTTTCTGGACGGATACCAAAAATGCCTACCTTCGTGTGAGTACCTGTGCCAAGGCCAGAGCCGTCGAAAATGAGTGTTATGTGGCCATAACAGGTTCTGTAGGGAATCTACCAAGAGTAGAAAATATGGATATCCAGCATTCCCAGGCGGCGATTTATTCTCCATCTGATTTTTCCTTTCCCCATGATGCGGTAATTGCGGAAGCGTCCTTAAATACTGAAACGACCATCGTTGCCGATGTGGATTTGGATTTGCTGACCAAGCTGCGAAAAATGGGCAGCGTGAGGAACCTTGCCCAGCGGAGACTGGACCTTTATTCCATTCAGTGGAAGCGAAAGTGA
- a CDS encoding KdsC family phosphatase, whose amino-acid sequence MENYLKGIDEKVVTKAAKIKLLITDVDGVLTDGGVIYDDHYLEFKKFNVKDGLIVKVLQKHGIKVGAITGRNSPVVRSRCEELGFDFHYHGIKNKREKLEEVLDGMKLDMDECAYIGDDLIDLPLLIRVGLSVAPKDALPYVKDAVDMVSSLNGGRGVFREVADLILSSQGQLKKIINQLKEK is encoded by the coding sequence ATGGAAAATTACCTTAAAGGGATAGATGAAAAAGTAGTCACAAAAGCAGCCAAAATTAAGCTCCTAATTACCGATGTGGACGGAGTGCTGACGGATGGTGGGGTTATTTATGATGACCATTACCTCGAATTCAAGAAATTCAATGTCAAGGATGGGCTCATTGTAAAAGTGCTCCAAAAGCATGGGATCAAAGTAGGCGCCATTACCGGTAGAAATTCCCCCGTGGTGAGAAGCAGATGTGAGGAACTTGGATTTGATTTTCACTACCATGGCATAAAAAATAAACGAGAGAAGCTGGAAGAAGTGCTTGATGGGATGAAACTCGATATGGATGAGTGCGCGTATATCGGAGATGACCTTATTGATTTGCCTTTATTGATCAGGGTGGGGCTTTCTGTGGCGCCGAAGGACGCCTTGCCCTATGTGAAAGATGCGGTAGATATGGTTTCGTCGCTCAATGGAGGCAGAGGTGTCTTCAGGGAAGTGGCCGATTTAATATTGAGTTCGCAAGGACAACTTAAAAAGATTATTAATCAGTTGAAGGAGAAATAA
- a CDS encoding L,D-transpeptidase family protein yields the protein MKALLFLSCFLLFGEAMFAQSVASGGAVSLEIRNILEASTPGSPVRVGDELLRQYEELIQFYADRAFTPAWPDDQRGNAAVQELLVQIEDSKYDGLKPSSYHLSAIREIAASSDAGRNHENPVHQAYMDLVLSDAFLSLAHDLYLGKVSQEGLQNSWGIEPKHVKTSFGTLLEEGLSSGRIKESLVSLWPRYQVYKSMRRTMKRYFRLAEAMEEPWDKLRGKTIKVNEESRLIPEVRKRLQYWNDLEADNSGEEERYDSSLFDGVRYFQKRNGLEADGIIGKDTYTALNESPASLIRKVAVNMERMRWLPDTVLNGRFVMVNIANFQLDYLQDNGLDTVFTSKVIVGKEYHTTPVFNGEMAYIVLSPTWTVPSSIIRREMIPKIKKDVSYLSRNHFKILTYSGKEVSPSSIDWSKASAGNFPYMIRQSPGTFNSLGQVKFIFPNKHNVYIHDTPVKSLFSRDLRAFSHGCIRIQKPAEFAAVLLEGDHKWNLESIRAGMESGRETTVLLKKKVPVVLIYLTLWTDPAGKTYLRKDIYERDEAIAKALLLD from the coding sequence ATGAAAGCATTATTATTTCTCAGTTGCTTTTTGCTGTTTGGTGAAGCGATGTTTGCTCAATCTGTGGCCTCTGGCGGAGCGGTTTCTTTGGAAATCCGAAATATTTTGGAAGCGTCTACCCCGGGTAGCCCTGTTAGGGTAGGTGATGAGCTGTTGAGACAGTATGAAGAGCTGATCCAATTTTATGCTGATCGTGCGTTTACACCTGCTTGGCCGGATGATCAGCGAGGAAATGCTGCGGTTCAGGAGTTGTTGGTCCAAATTGAAGATTCCAAGTATGATGGATTGAAGCCTTCTTCCTACCATCTGTCGGCCATTAGGGAAATCGCAGCATCTTCGGATGCTGGTCGGAATCATGAAAACCCCGTTCATCAGGCCTATATGGATTTGGTGCTTTCTGATGCTTTTCTGAGTTTAGCACATGATTTGTATTTGGGGAAAGTGTCTCAAGAAGGGTTGCAAAATTCTTGGGGAATAGAACCGAAACATGTCAAAACGAGTTTTGGAACTTTATTGGAAGAGGGGCTGTCCAGCGGCCGTATCAAAGAAAGCCTGGTTTCACTGTGGCCACGGTATCAGGTGTATAAGAGCATGCGAAGAACCATGAAGCGGTACTTCAGGTTGGCAGAAGCAATGGAGGAACCTTGGGATAAGCTACGGGGAAAAACCATCAAAGTGAATGAGGAAAGCAGGCTTATACCTGAGGTGAGGAAGCGCCTCCAATACTGGAATGACTTGGAGGCAGACAATAGTGGAGAGGAAGAACGGTATGATTCGAGCCTATTTGATGGGGTGAGGTATTTCCAAAAGCGAAATGGATTAGAGGCTGATGGAATCATCGGGAAAGACACCTATACCGCACTCAATGAGAGTCCCGCTTCACTGATCCGAAAAGTAGCCGTTAACATGGAGCGGATGCGCTGGCTGCCGGATACCGTGCTGAACGGAAGGTTTGTTATGGTTAATATTGCCAATTTTCAACTAGACTATTTGCAAGATAATGGGCTTGACACTGTTTTTACATCTAAGGTTATTGTCGGTAAGGAATACCACACCACTCCAGTTTTTAACGGTGAAATGGCCTATATCGTATTAAGCCCTACCTGGACTGTTCCCAGCTCGATTATCCGGAGGGAGATGATCCCGAAGATCAAAAAAGATGTAAGTTATCTCAGTAGGAACCACTTTAAAATTCTCACCTATTCAGGAAAAGAGGTCAGTCCTTCATCGATCGATTGGTCTAAGGCTTCTGCTGGAAATTTCCCTTACATGATCAGGCAAAGCCCCGGTACTTTCAACTCCTTGGGACAGGTCAAGTTTATTTTCCCCAATAAACATAATGTATACATCCACGACACACCTGTGAAATCCCTTTTTAGTAGAGACCTTAGGGCGTTCAGCCACGGATGTATTCGGATTCAGAAACCTGCGGAATTCGCAGCGGTACTGTTGGAAGGTGATCACAAATGGAATTTGGAAAGCATCCGTGCGGGAATGGAAAGTGGGAGGGAGACAACCGTTCTGCTCAAGAAAAAAGTACCTGTGGTACTGATCTACCTGACTTTATGGACGGATCCGGCAGGTAAGACTTACCTGAGAAAAGATATTTACGAACGAGATGAAGCAATTGCCAAAGCGTTATTGCTTGATTAA
- a CDS encoding L,D-transpeptidase family protein yields MDRCQKWIVLGFLFFTACSPELDEDTLEKFKERLKGEALEEVYGVFDYQPIWINAEGLSESGEWFFELLDEEIAADGLDRNDYQYESIKQRIDSINQGGEIDALVSLELEISEAFIHLGNDLHYGRVDPDKRSSKWKMEPKAMDLDVKDILIEIGKGNESSFSEVLDQLRPGNRLYEGLREEMKGVLEAGGSLDKPHIEHKEALEVGDRHQVVVQVRKALEAMGEEGISKSKEPEVYDQELEGAVKRFQKKHGLKEDGVLGEDFWRAINYSTEDLMVKLKVNLERLRWLPDFLSTDGPKVLVNIPNYFMDYIVDQDTVFSTRAVVGKEYYQTPVFTAKMSYVVFSPYWNLPEGILWAETIPAILKDKNYLSEHNMEIVDRQGELVKPNKVPWKKLTKEEGFPYLIRQKPGDDNALGRVKFMFPNSYNIYIHDSPAKALFDRDERAFSHGCIRIANPDDFAAVLLQDKKEWDKEAIAGAMQLEKEKQVNLEHKPSVWILYLTAWRSAGGLQLREDVYGSDKKLAQKMGGEVSNAFF; encoded by the coding sequence ATGGATAGATGCCAGAAATGGATCGTATTGGGCTTTTTGTTTTTTACCGCCTGTAGCCCAGAGCTAGATGAGGATACATTGGAAAAGTTCAAAGAGCGACTCAAGGGGGAAGCATTGGAGGAGGTATATGGAGTATTTGATTATCAGCCTATTTGGATCAATGCTGAGGGGCTAAGTGAAAGTGGGGAATGGTTTTTCGAGCTGCTCGACGAGGAAATTGCCGCAGATGGTTTGGACAGGAATGATTACCAATATGAGTCGATCAAGCAGCGGATAGATAGCATAAACCAAGGGGGAGAAATTGATGCTTTGGTGAGTTTGGAACTGGAGATTTCCGAAGCTTTTATCCACTTGGGAAACGACCTGCACTATGGTAGGGTGGATCCAGACAAAAGGTCCTCCAAGTGGAAGATGGAGCCAAAAGCTATGGACCTGGATGTCAAGGATATTCTGATAGAAATAGGGAAAGGAAATGAAAGCTCCTTTAGCGAGGTCCTGGATCAATTGAGGCCCGGCAATAGGCTCTATGAAGGGCTGAGAGAGGAGATGAAAGGAGTGCTGGAAGCCGGAGGAAGCCTTGATAAACCTCATATTGAACACAAAGAGGCGCTAGAAGTGGGGGATCGCCATCAGGTGGTCGTACAGGTGCGCAAGGCACTCGAAGCAATGGGCGAGGAGGGCATTTCCAAGTCTAAGGAGCCTGAAGTTTATGACCAGGAATTGGAGGGAGCCGTAAAGCGGTTCCAAAAAAAGCACGGGCTTAAGGAAGATGGTGTTCTGGGTGAGGATTTTTGGCGTGCTATCAATTACAGCACCGAAGATTTAATGGTGAAATTAAAAGTGAATTTGGAGCGGTTGAGGTGGTTGCCCGATTTTTTGAGCACTGATGGACCAAAAGTTCTTGTTAATATTCCAAATTATTTCATGGATTATATCGTGGATCAGGATACCGTTTTTTCTACCAGAGCTGTGGTGGGAAAGGAGTATTACCAAACGCCTGTTTTTACGGCCAAGATGAGTTATGTGGTTTTTAGTCCCTATTGGAACCTTCCCGAAGGGATTCTGTGGGCAGAGACGATACCGGCTATTCTGAAGGACAAAAACTACCTTTCTGAGCATAATATGGAGATCGTGGATAGGCAAGGGGAGCTTGTTAAACCAAACAAGGTTCCATGGAAGAAGCTTACAAAGGAAGAGGGATTCCCTTATTTGATCCGCCAGAAGCCAGGAGATGACAATGCTTTGGGTAGGGTGAAGTTTATGTTTCCCAATTCTTATAATATTTATATCCATGACTCTCCCGCCAAGGCGCTTTTTGACAGAGATGAGAGGGCATTTAGCCATGGATGTATAAGAATTGCAAATCCCGATGATTTTGCCGCTGTACTGCTTCAGGACAAAAAGGAGTGGGACAAAGAAGCTATTGCCGGTGCAATGCAACTAGAGAAGGAAAAACAGGTGAATTTGGAGCATAAACCATCAGTATGGATCCTATACCTCACTGCGTGGAGATCCGCCGGAGGGCTTCAGCTGAGAGAAGATGTCTATGGTAGCGACAAGAAGCTGGCCCAGAAGATGGGGGGTGAGGTGAGTAATGCGTTTTTTTAA
- the kdsA gene encoding 3-deoxy-8-phosphooctulonate synthase, whose product MPVFTQPMQITDQVVLGKEKPVLFSGPCAVESFDICMEIGSTVKKEAEKNGFSYVFKASFDKANRTSSGSFRGIGMDKSLEVLQRVGKELGVPLVTDIHESYQAAEVAEVADVLQIPAFLCRQTDLLLAAGKTGKAIKIKRGQFMAPEDMQYAVDKVRSTGNENVCLTERGFSLGYHNLVVDMRSLPTMRQFAPVVFDITHSVQQPGGQGGSSGGQREFAPFLARAAAATGVDGFFIETHPEPAKALSDGPNMIPLNRMPDFLQMLKECWEMGRKYAAFKIE is encoded by the coding sequence ATGCCTGTATTTACACAACCCATGCAGATCACTGACCAGGTGGTGCTTGGGAAAGAGAAACCTGTTTTGTTTTCTGGTCCCTGTGCCGTGGAGAGCTTTGATATCTGTATGGAGATCGGAAGTACTGTTAAGAAGGAAGCGGAGAAAAATGGATTTTCTTATGTTTTCAAAGCTTCTTTTGACAAAGCTAACAGAACCTCGTCCGGTTCTTTCCGAGGCATTGGAATGGACAAGTCACTTGAAGTACTCCAGCGTGTGGGCAAGGAGCTGGGTGTGCCTTTGGTTACCGATATTCATGAGAGTTATCAAGCGGCCGAAGTTGCTGAGGTGGCCGACGTGTTGCAGATCCCCGCTTTTTTATGCCGCCAGACAGACCTCTTACTGGCTGCTGGCAAAACAGGAAAAGCCATTAAGATCAAAAGAGGCCAGTTCATGGCCCCGGAGGATATGCAATATGCCGTCGATAAGGTAAGGTCCACAGGCAATGAGAACGTTTGCCTGACAGAGCGAGGCTTTTCGTTAGGGTATCATAACCTGGTGGTGGATATGCGCTCATTGCCCACTATGAGACAATTTGCACCGGTGGTGTTTGATATTACCCACTCTGTACAGCAACCTGGGGGACAAGGAGGCAGTAGTGGCGGCCAGCGTGAATTTGCTCCGTTTTTGGCAAGAGCGGCAGCGGCTACGGGAGTGGATGGCTTCTTTATCGAAACCCATCCTGAGCCTGCAAAAGCACTGAGCGACGGGCCGAATATGATCCCACTTAATAGAATGCCGGATTTCCTTCAAATGCTCAAAGAATGTTGGGAGATGGGAAGGAAATACGCTGCTTTTAAAATAGAATGA